The genomic interval AGCCATGTTTATCTCCTTACTGATTAGCATGAAAATATTTGAGAGTTGTTCCAAAATTCAGCTATTATCTGATGCTCTGCTAATAGCTGATCGTGGAATAATAGGAATGCAAATTAGGCAGATGGTGGATACCCTGCTAACGCGAGCGCCGTCTCAATATCTGTTCTGAGTGCTTGAGTTTCTATGTTAATTAATTTCATTTTTGGGTCAGCTTGAACAATAGCGTTAGCATCAACCTTTTTAATGGCCTCAGTGATAGTTTTGGCGCAAGCAGAGCAAACCAGTTTAGGAACTTTAAGTTGTAGTGTCATAGCTGTAAATAACCTTCTTTTGGATAATTTGTTGTGGAGTTAGATGTGTGATTGAAGAACTCCACCTCATCTAAAATCACCTTAAATCCTCCATTTAACTGGAGAGTCAAGGGGAATGCCAAAAATTTTGTTGAGTGTTTGGTAATCTTCTAGCGGGAAGGGAGTAAGATAAGAATGACTTACAATAAATCCTAGTTTTTGATTTATTTTTATTTTTACAAGGATAAAGTCTCTTTAAAAAACAAAACTGCAAAACTCCCCCTTCTCTAGTGCTTAATGATGAGATGCACAAGGAGCAACAACTGAATTGGCCAAGGGGCAAAAACTAAACTTGTGAGTAAACTAATAGCTGATAACAAGCCTAATAAGCTTCCTATTTCATCGCTACAATTGATGCTAATATAGCCAGCCATTAAACCAATCACCAGCAAAACAAGGAAGAACAGAAGCATATTCATTACCTCCAAGTTGGTCAGTGGTATAACCATCTTTTAACTCAGAGCACGCCTAAGCTCTCTAATTAACTAGAGAATCAAAAATGGTAGATTATCCTGCTCATTACAGGATTGATTTTTTAAGTCGGAGCGATAATCGGACAGATGGTATTTTCAGGTATTTCAGAAACAGGTTCCCAGCCTGAAAGCAGCCCTTCTAACTCTATCTTCAATACTTGTAGCTGTTCGATTTGGTATTCGATTGCTGCAATTTTATCATTCAGTTTTGCTTGGATGTGGTCGCAGGGTAAATTCCCTTGGTCATGCACATCCAAAAACTCTTTAATCTCTAACAAGCTCAATCCAAGGCTCTGGGCACGCTTGATAAAGCTTAGGCGGGCAAAAACATTTGAGTTAAATAATCGAAATCCACCCTCAGTTCGATCCGAAGCCTTGAGCAAGCCCAGTTCTTCGTAGTAACGAATAGTTTTAATCGGTACACCACTTTCTTTAGCAACAACACCAATTTGTTTTCCTTGTTCTTTGAGTAACATATTTAACAGCCCCTCGCTAAACCTCTTACTTTGCTTTATCATATAAACTCTCTAGTTAACTAGAGGGTTAAGACTAAACGTCAAATTATTCACTTTTGCTTGTCAAGTAATTACCATTTTTTATCGGGATCATTCATGCTGCGCTCTTAGTTGCGATTCCTTTATATAGATGAGCCATAATATCTGGCATTTTTTCAGGTGTAAATTGTTTAAGTTCAACCTCATCAAATTGCTCCTCTACCAATTCCCGAATGTTTCGATTGAGATGACATCCATCCGCTATTACTTTTTGAATAGGTGTGAGCCGATGTTGCCAAACCTGTATGTTAGGTTTATCGCTTAACCCATGTTCCAAAAAGAAAAACCTACCACCTGGTTTGAGGATGCGGTAAATTTCTTGAAGTGCTTGCTCTACATTGGCAATGCTGCATAATGTAAAAGTGCTAACAACGCTATCAAAAGTATTATTTGATATTGGTAAATTTTCACTCGATAGCGTTAATTGCTCAACTGTTATATTCGAGTTACTAATACGCTTTTTTGCCAAAGCATTCATACCAGGATTTGCATCCACAGTAGTAATTTTATGAATATGTGGAGGATAGAAGGCGAGATTTAATCCAGTTCCAAAACCAATTTCTAGAACTTCTCCTTTGACATCTACGAGTAGTTCCTGACGGTATTTGGCTAAATTTGGGTCTGATAAGCTCCAATCTAAAAAGCGCGGTAAAATAACTTGTGAGTAAAACCCCATGATTCTAAATCCTTTAAAATTAACTATTTTCGCCTGTTTTCACCCCGAAGGATTCGGTAACAGCGCGTGGAGGAAACCCCCTATTCTGCACGCTACCTAACCTCCAAGACACCGCGAAACATATTCATGCCGCAGGTAAAGGTGTAAGTTCCTGGTTGGTTGGGAGTAAACTCAATCGGAGTCACTTTGTTCAGGCGTAGCTCTTGGGCAATATGGAAATCAGGAAATCGAATTTCTTCAAGGCAACTGCTGGGGTCTTTGCGGTAGAAGTTGAGTCGGACTCTTTGACCTGTATTAACTACCACTTGGCTTGGTTCATACCCACCATCAACGGTAATTGTTACCTCCTGGATGCCCTGCTTTGATTGTGCTTTTTGCGACTTTGGCTTACTCAGCAAAAACCACCATAACTCCAGTCCTATCAATCCTAATCCGCCAGCAGTAACGGCTCCTTTTGCCCATAAGGATTGTTCGATACGACGGAACTGACCCGTTTGCTTTGTTTGAGATGGTTGCATCTGTTCGTGGGACATTTGTGCAACTGCGGAGTTTGAAGCAATTCCAAGCACTAATCCCAAACTGGCAATACTGCCAATGATGACTCTTTTGTTCATTATTTAAACGCCTCCGTTGGCGAATCTAACTACATTGCAAGCTACGCTAATGCGCCGGAAATGGCTCCTAGCAAAAATCCCAATCCTGTCAAAGTTGCGAAAAATGTTGCTTTCTTCAGCATCGTTACTACTCACTGTGATTTATTCAACCAATTGTTTTAGGTCGGAAATTTCGCAAACGCAGCGCATTTGTTACTACGGAGACGGAACTAAACGCCATTGCTGCACCTGCAATAATGGGGCTAAGCAGCCAACCGAAGAAGGGGAAAAGAATTCCTGCTGCAATTGGAATACCAGCGACGTTATAGATAAAGGCGAAGAAGAGATTCTGACGAATGTTGCGAATCGTGGCACGAGAGAGTTGAATGGCGGTAACAATCCCCAGTAAATCCCCGGAGATGAGGGTGATGTCACTAGCTGCGATCGCCACATCTGTACCTGTGCCAATTGCTATCCCGACATCGGCTTGAGCCAGCGCTGGTGCATCATTAATGCCATCCCCGACCATTGCCACAATTTGGTCTGACGACTGAAGTTTCTCAACTGTCTGGGCTTTCCGATCCGGGCGAACTTCGGCAAAAACTCGTTTGATACCTACTTCACGAGCGATCGTTTCGGCTGTGCGGCGATTGTCCCCGGTCAACATGACTACTTCCAATCCCATTTTCTGTAATGTGCGAATCGCGTTTGCAGAAGATGGTTTCACCGCATCGGCAATGCCCATAATCCCTTGGACTTTGCGATTTACCGCAATCCAGATAACCGTCTTACCGAGATACTCCAAACGATCCCAATGTTCCTGCAATGCACCTGTATCAATTCCTAACTCGTTCATCCAACGGTGAGTGCCAATTTGTACCCATTGATCTGACACATACCCTTGTACACCGCTACCAGCGATTGCTTCAAACTCCTGTGCATCAGTTAACTGCACACCTTGAGATTGGGCATAATTTACGACCGCTTCAGCT from Scytonema hofmannii PCC 7110 carries:
- a CDS encoding heavy-metal-associated domain-containing protein, with the protein product MTLQLKVPKLVCSACAKTITEAIKKVDANAIVQADPKMKLINIETQALRTDIETALALAGYPPSA
- a CDS encoding heavy metal-responsive transcriptional regulator, with protein sequence MLLKEQGKQIGVVAKESGVPIKTIRYYEELGLLKASDRTEGGFRLFNSNVFARLSFIKRAQSLGLSLLEIKEFLDVHDQGNLPCDHIQAKLNDKIAAIEYQIEQLQVLKIELEGLLSGWEPVSEIPENTICPIIAPT
- a CDS encoding class I SAM-dependent methyltransferase, giving the protein MGFYSQVILPRFLDWSLSDPNLAKYRQELLVDVKGEVLEIGFGTGLNLAFYPPHIHKITTVDANPGMNALAKKRISNSNITVEQLTLSSENLPISNNTFDSVVSTFTLCSIANVEQALQEIYRILKPGGRFFFLEHGLSDKPNIQVWQHRLTPIQKVIADGCHLNRNIRELVEEQFDEVELKQFTPEKMPDIMAHLYKGIATKSAA
- a CDS encoding cupredoxin domain-containing protein; this encodes MNKRVIIGSIASLGLVLGIASNSAVAQMSHEQMQPSQTKQTGQFRRIEQSLWAKGAVTAGGLGLIGLELWWFLLSKPKSQKAQSKQGIQEVTITVDGGYEPSQVVVNTGQRVRLNFYRKDPSSCLEEIRFPDFHIAQELRLNKVTPIEFTPNQPGTYTFTCGMNMFRGVLEVR